A part of Gemmatimonadota bacterium genomic DNA contains:
- a CDS encoding diadenylate cyclase, translated as MAKSNKNHTQSLLSTAKNLARETCADMILLMANSGVTHADVHGLNATCQVLIVTGKKHFLQGVEEKGVQRLTYDYRRSDDTHFEQLRQCVIRGMESGHIRRDARLVCLSLMLASQGVDAITVLDTSIGFDIYDPAKISAISGNLPLKVVKTTLELAINIGKEGREGEPVGTLFVIGDSKRVLHHSRSMTFDPFRGYSDKEKNICNPDIHEGVKEVSLMDGAFIIREDGVILSGGRYISASVRGLTLPKELGARHVAAAAITKTTRAIALAISESTGTVRVFKQGKIVLQINTHRWHIGQDQR; from the coding sequence ATGGCTAAATCAAACAAAAATCACACGCAGTCCTTGCTGAGTACCGCCAAAAATTTGGCACGGGAAACCTGCGCCGATATGATCCTGCTCATGGCTAATTCCGGCGTGACCCACGCCGATGTTCACGGGCTGAACGCCACCTGCCAGGTCCTGATTGTTACGGGAAAAAAACACTTTTTGCAAGGTGTGGAAGAGAAAGGTGTGCAGCGTTTAACTTATGATTATCGCAGGAGTGATGACACGCACTTCGAACAGTTGCGACAATGCGTTATCAGAGGCATGGAAAGTGGACATATTCGCCGAGACGCGCGATTGGTATGCCTGAGTCTCATGCTGGCCTCGCAGGGTGTGGATGCGATAACGGTGCTGGATACCAGTATTGGATTTGATATATACGATCCGGCAAAAATTTCAGCCATATCGGGCAATTTGCCACTCAAAGTTGTCAAAACCACGCTCGAACTTGCCATCAATATTGGTAAGGAAGGCCGCGAAGGCGAACCGGTCGGCACCTTATTTGTCATTGGCGATTCCAAACGGGTTTTGCACCATTCGCGATCCATGACATTTGATCCTTTTCGCGGATATTCCGACAAAGAAAAAAATATCTGCAATCCCGATATTCACGAAGGTGTCAAAGAAGTATCGCTGATGGATGGTGCATTTATCATTCGGGAAGATGGGGTTATCCTATCTGGGGGGCGCTATATTTCAGCAAGTGTGCGCGGTCTCACTTTACCCAAGGAATTGGGTGCACGTCATGTGGCGGCGGCGGCGATTACCAAAACCACCCGAGCCATCGCCCTGGCTATTTCTGAGTCAACCGGAACGGTTCGCGTATTTAAGCAGGGCAAAATCGTTTTGCAAATTAACACGCACCGGTGGCATATTGGACAAGACCAGCGGTAA
- a CDS encoding tetratricopeptide repeat protein, giving the protein MHRFIFLFFLPLFVACGGQDQSADLLFREGEQATHDMASYPVAEVKLAEFLTRFPDDPRAEVALQALARVLMNQQKHKEAIARYETLIARFPQSRYSVQAQFMIGYIYDQLGDYEQARIAYQQVVDTYPNSELVDDAKFSIANLGKAPEQWLRTKPISRE; this is encoded by the coding sequence ATGCACAGATTTATATTCCTATTCTTTTTGCCACTATTTGTCGCCTGTGGGGGGCAAGACCAGTCTGCGGATCTGCTATTTCGAGAGGGCGAACAGGCCACGCACGATATGGCGTCGTATCCCGTGGCTGAGGTCAAATTGGCGGAATTTCTGACGCGTTTTCCCGACGATCCTCGTGCAGAGGTGGCACTACAGGCTCTGGCTCGGGTGTTGATGAATCAGCAGAAACACAAAGAAGCAATTGCGCGATACGAGACCCTGATCGCGCGATTTCCTCAAAGCAGATATAGTGTACAGGCACAGTTTATGATTGGCTACATATACGATCAACTCGGTGATTACGAACAAGCGCGGATAGCCTACCAGCAGGTGGTTGATACATATCCAAACTCAGAGTTGGTGGATGATGCCAAATTTTCGATTGCAAATTTGGGCAAAGCGCCCGAACAGTGGTTGCGTACCAAACCAATAAGTCGAGAGTAA
- a CDS encoding MoxR family ATPase: MTVGQDIQVINERVGRESAFVDRLLAEVGKVIVGQQDMIKRLLIGLLCNGHVLLEGVPGLAKTLAVNSLAQAIQASFKRIQFTPDLLPADLIGTMVYHRETGQFVAQKGPIFAQLVLADEVNRAPSKVQSAMLEAMQERQVTIGNETFAMPDPFLVLATQNPIEQEGTYPLPEAQVDRFMLKVRVTYPNKQEERAIVDRMSRDATPQIENVITTDDLIRARSVVDEIYVDDKIKDYIVDLVLATRDPEAYGLDDLRALIEFGGSPRASIALTRAAKAHAFLRHRGYVTPEDVKAIGLDVLRHRVLVTYEAEAEEIDSEEIAHQIFDHIEVP, translated from the coding sequence ATGACAGTTGGACAAGATATTCAGGTAATCAATGAGCGAGTTGGGCGCGAAAGCGCGTTTGTCGATCGGTTATTGGCCGAGGTGGGCAAGGTCATTGTCGGGCAACAGGACATGATCAAGCGACTGTTAATCGGTCTATTGTGCAACGGCCATGTCCTGCTCGAAGGTGTTCCCGGCCTTGCCAAAACGCTGGCCGTCAATTCATTGGCTCAGGCAATTCAGGCGTCTTTTAAACGCATTCAGTTTACACCCGATTTGTTGCCCGCCGATCTGATCGGCACAATGGTCTATCATCGAGAGACAGGTCAATTTGTAGCTCAAAAAGGACCTATTTTTGCCCAACTTGTACTCGCCGATGAAGTGAATCGCGCACCGTCAAAAGTGCAAAGCGCCATGCTCGAAGCCATGCAAGAGCGTCAAGTTACCATTGGGAACGAAACATTTGCCATGCCCGATCCATTTTTGGTGCTGGCCACGCAAAATCCCATCGAACAAGAGGGAACCTATCCACTGCCCGAGGCACAGGTCGATCGCTTTATGCTGAAAGTGCGGGTAACATATCCCAATAAACAGGAGGAACGCGCTATTGTCGATCGCATGAGCCGCGATGCAACTCCTCAGATCGAGAACGTTATAACAACTGATGATCTCATTCGTGCGCGAAGCGTAGTCGATGAGATTTACGTGGATGATAAAATCAAAGATTATATCGTCGATCTCGTGTTGGCAACCCGCGACCCGGAGGCTTATGGTCTGGATGATTTGCGTGCCCTGATCGAATTTGGCGGATCGCCGCGTGCGTCTATCGCCCTGACCCGCGCTGCTAAAGCGCATGCATTTTTACGCCATCGAGGCTATGTCACCCCCGAAGATGTGAAAGCCATTGGCCTGGATGTGTTGCGTCACCGCGTGCTGGTAACTTACGAGGCAGAAGCCGAAGAAATTGACTCCGAAGAAATCGCACACCAAATATTCGATCACATTGAAGTGCCATGA
- a CDS encoding DUF58 domain-containing protein, producing the protein MIPTEILKKVKRIELRTRNLVNTIFAGEYHSVFKGRGMAFAEVREYLPGDDVRTIDWNVTARMDDPFVKVFDEERELTVILMVDASASGDFGTVSQMKGEIGAEICALLAFSAIQNNDRVGLIIFTDEVELFIPPKKGKKHVLRVIRELLYFQPSGRSTNIGTALEYLNRVTYRRSVVFLVSDFFASDYEKALRVANRRHDLIAIALEDPREYNLPAIGIVELEDAETGEGIMVDFGDAAVRDVFQKLTRKERDDRAALFQRMGLDAVNISTQGAYHEPLMQFFRMRAKKIKR; encoded by the coding sequence ATGATTCCAACTGAAATCCTCAAAAAAGTGAAGCGCATTGAGTTGCGCACGCGCAATCTGGTGAACACGATCTTTGCTGGCGAATACCATTCGGTGTTTAAGGGCAGGGGTATGGCGTTTGCAGAAGTGCGAGAATATCTGCCCGGCGATGATGTTCGCACAATCGACTGGAACGTGACAGCGCGTATGGATGACCCCTTTGTCAAAGTGTTCGACGAGGAGCGAGAACTCACCGTGATATTGATGGTGGATGCGAGTGCGTCGGGCGACTTTGGAACGGTGTCGCAAATGAAAGGCGAGATAGGTGCTGAGATTTGTGCGCTACTCGCCTTTTCCGCAATTCAGAATAACGACCGCGTGGGACTGATCATTTTTACCGACGAAGTTGAGTTGTTTATCCCTCCCAAAAAGGGCAAAAAGCATGTATTGCGCGTAATTCGAGAGTTGTTGTATTTTCAACCCTCGGGGCGCAGTACAAATATCGGTACGGCATTGGAGTATTTGAACCGCGTAACCTACAGGCGCAGTGTGGTATTTCTGGTATCGGATTTTTTTGCTTCCGACTATGAAAAAGCACTGCGCGTTGCAAATAGGCGTCACGACCTGATAGCGATAGCACTGGAAGATCCTCGGGAGTACAATCTACCTGCAATTGGCATAGTGGAGTTAGAAGATGCCGAGACAGGCGAAGGCATCATGGTCGATTTTGGCGATGCAGCAGTACGCGATGTATTTCAAAAGCTGACGCGAAAAGAGCGCGATGACCGCGCAGCGCTGTTTCAGCGCATGGGCTTAGACGCCGTGAATATTTCGACTCAAGGAGCGTATCACGAACCGTTGATGCAATTTTTCAGGATGCGGGCGAAAAAAATTAAGAGATAA
- a CDS encoding ATP-binding cassette domain-containing protein: MIEVDRLTKRYGAFTAVDDISFQVGKGEIVGFLGPNGAGKTTTMRVLTCFLPATEGTARIAGYDIFDNPLEVKRRIGYLPELPPLYRDMHVRTYLEFIAKIKGVSPKESRQRIDEVVVQCGLADRTEQLIGHLSKGYRQRVGLAQAILHDPEVIIMDEPTSGLDPNQIIEVRQLIRELAQERTVILSTHILPEVEMTCNRVIIIHEGKIVAVDTPENLTDSMRDTTRFFVRISGDIDIAAQAIATIEGVSDVTQTNNGLHVHWPAKADLSAAVSSRIVELGMGLVEMRQESMSLEEIFHALTMHEEEV, from the coding sequence GTGATAGAAGTTGATCGCCTGACAAAGCGATACGGCGCGTTTACAGCTGTTGACGACATTTCGTTTCAAGTGGGTAAGGGTGAAATTGTCGGTTTTTTGGGACCAAATGGCGCGGGCAAAACCACGACCATGCGCGTGCTCACCTGTTTTTTGCCCGCCACAGAAGGCACGGCGCGCATTGCCGGCTACGACATTTTTGACAATCCATTGGAAGTCAAAAGGCGCATTGGATATTTGCCCGAATTGCCGCCCCTATATCGCGATATGCACGTGCGTACATACCTGGAGTTTATCGCTAAAATCAAGGGCGTTTCACCAAAAGAATCCAGACAGCGAATTGATGAAGTCGTCGTTCAATGCGGGCTTGCGGATCGTACCGAGCAACTCATCGGTCATTTATCTAAAGGATATCGGCAGCGGGTAGGGCTTGCACAGGCGATATTGCACGACCCCGAGGTAATCATCATGGACGAACCAACTTCGGGCCTTGATCCCAATCAAATCATCGAGGTGCGACAATTGATCCGCGAACTTGCCCAGGAGCGCACGGTGATCTTGAGCACGCATATTCTGCCCGAAGTTGAAATGACCTGCAATCGCGTGATCATTATCCACGAAGGTAAAATTGTCGCAGTTGATACCCCTGAAAATCTCACTGATAGTATGCGCGATACAACGCGGTTTTTTGTTCGGATATCGGGCGATATAGACATTGCCGCCCAAGCCATTGCCACTATTGAAGGGGTTAGCGATGTGACGCAAACAAATAATGGGTTGCACGTCCATTGGCCAGCTAAAGCGGATTTGAGTGCCGCAGTATCGAGTCGCATTGTCGAATTGGGAATGGGACTGGTAGAAATGAGGCAGGAGTCCATGTCTTTGGAAGAAATTTTTCACGCGCTGACCATGCACGAGGAGGAAGTGTGA
- a CDS encoding ABC transporter permease subunit: MGNVMAIFGKEMRSYFGSPIAYVMAGVFLLFSGFVFRNQLLEFHDMTVYLKLAEREEKILLNVNTEVVTPFFEFQTFIWMIVIPMLTMRLYAEEKRGGTYELLMTSPITSAQILIGKFLACYVLYLIIEAMAFGYIGVLSLHAQLDWGPIFSGALAVVLIGATFISVGILASSLTENQIIAAVLSFFFLILLWIIDWAARFANDIFFVILKFLSLIEHTRDMIHGVVDTHDVVFFVSAAAFFLFLTHTVLESHRWRA; the protein is encoded by the coding sequence ATGGGCAATGTAATGGCGATTTTTGGCAAAGAGATGCGGTCGTATTTTGGCTCGCCAATTGCATACGTGATGGCCGGTGTATTTTTGCTATTTAGCGGCTTTGTTTTTCGCAATCAGCTACTCGAATTTCACGATATGACCGTATATTTAAAATTGGCAGAACGCGAAGAAAAAATTCTGCTAAACGTCAATACAGAGGTTGTCACACCATTTTTTGAATTTCAGACTTTTATCTGGATGATTGTAATTCCAATGCTCACAATGCGTCTCTACGCCGAGGAAAAACGCGGTGGCACATATGAGTTATTGATGACCTCGCCGATTACTTCAGCACAAATTTTGATAGGAAAATTTCTCGCTTGTTACGTATTGTATTTGATAATCGAAGCGATGGCCTTCGGCTATATTGGCGTGTTGTCCCTACACGCACAATTAGACTGGGGCCCCATTTTTTCCGGCGCGCTAGCTGTGGTGCTGATTGGTGCCACATTTATCAGTGTGGGCATTTTGGCTTCATCTTTGACTGAGAATCAGATTATCGCAGCCGTGTTGTCTTTTTTCTTTTTAATTCTGTTGTGGATTATTGACTGGGCCGCGCGCTTTGCCAACGACATATTTTTTGTTATTTTGAAATTTCTCTCCCTCATAGAACACACCCGAGACATGATTCACGGTGTGGTCGATACCCACGATGTGGTATTTTTTGTTAGTGCTGCGGCTTTTTTTCTTTTTTTAACACATACGGTACTCGAATCGCACAGGTGGCGAGCATAG
- a CDS encoding Gfo/Idh/MocA family oxidoreductase: MKIGIMGTHYGHISGMFHSAVNAPNGEIVGIVEPNDALCEKYTADHNITRFDSLGQMLKKAKPDLVIEGMEHHEKAPVIEACAAASVHMLLDKPLCRTAEELQRIKTAVAKNNIKLSTFFTSRSYGAFIALRQAIQNGDLGDLVSLITTHPHKLGANPPALYFEADKYVGTFHDLAGHGVDQVRWLTGAEYTGVHALGTLKKHIATGLTFDHIQASFQLDNGALATATADWLTPNDARSFGDTRFIIMGTEGSAHLRAYADDHVLIVSNKSGTYEPKLPPSTTHAFVENMIDALSRDKENSISTDDTLAVANACITAEESARQGGKFLSIR, from the coding sequence ATGAAAATCGGCATTATGGGCACGCATTACGGACATATAAGCGGTATGTTTCACTCGGCGGTCAACGCGCCAAATGGCGAAATCGTCGGCATTGTAGAACCCAATGACGCGCTTTGCGAAAAATATACTGCAGACCACAACATCACCCGCTTTGACTCACTCGGCCAGATGCTCAAAAAAGCAAAACCCGACCTGGTAATTGAGGGTATGGAACATCACGAAAAAGCACCTGTCATTGAAGCGTGTGCCGCAGCTAGCGTCCACATGCTACTCGATAAACCGCTCTGCCGAACGGCGGAAGAATTACAACGCATCAAAACTGCTGTTGCCAAAAACAATATCAAACTCTCCACCTTTTTCACCTCCCGTAGTTATGGGGCCTTTATCGCATTGAGGCAGGCGATTCAAAACGGCGATTTGGGCGACCTCGTGAGCCTCATCACCACGCATCCACACAAACTCGGCGCAAATCCCCCCGCACTCTACTTTGAGGCAGACAAATATGTGGGTACATTCCACGACCTGGCGGGCCACGGGGTGGATCAGGTTCGCTGGCTCACCGGCGCAGAATACACGGGTGTTCACGCGCTCGGTACGCTCAAAAAACACATCGCCACGGGCCTCACATTCGATCACATCCAGGCTTCGTTTCAACTCGACAATGGCGCACTTGCCACCGCCACTGCCGATTGGCTCACCCCAAACGATGCGCGATCTTTTGGCGATACGCGATTCATTATTATGGGCACCGAAGGCTCGGCACACTTGCGCGCCTATGCCGACGATCACGTGCTCATTGTCTCCAACAAATCGGGCACTTACGAACCCAAACTCCCTCCCTCGACTACTCATGCATTTGTTGAAAATATGATCGATGCACTTTCGCGCGACAAAGAAAACTCGATCTCAACAGATGACACCCTCGCCGTTGCCAATGCCTGCATTACAGCCGAAGAATCAGCGCGGCAAGGTGGGAAATTTCTATCGATCAGATAG